The window TGAGCGGAGTCATCTTCGCTGTATTGTGCGCTTTTGTTGTAGGTGTACTGCAAATAGCCTGCTACTAACAGCATAAGTACAAGGGATAGTACAATTATTTGTTTTCTTTTTAAAAAATTCATTACATAGACCCTCCTAACAATCTTTTAGTTTATTGTTTCTCCTTGGCTTTTCACCTAAAGGATTTTTGCTCGTCTCACACATTATGTATATTCATATATATTAAAGTTTATTTCTATTTTTTAAAATTAGTTTTTATTTCTCTCAAATACCTGTATCTTGTGGGAAGCTACTTCAAAAAGTGCCTCCGTAGCATTTGCCAGACTACTTCTGACTTCAGCATCTCCGGCTCCGTCTGCAACTATTACAACTCCTTTTACTTTTGGGAGCATTTCCTTTGTGATGTACGGTTTTTTTACTCCGTCGCTTTCCTCAAAAATAATATTATTCTCTTTGTCAGACTGTTTAACTGACCGTGTCCCCCCTTCCTTATCTTTCTCCTGTGTGTCACTTGTACTGTTTTTCGTGTTATAGGCCGGTACAGATTCATTACCGGAATAAAAGGTAACCATAACACTAACCTTACCTGCTCCTTTTATTTGGGACAGTATAGATTCCAGACTTTTTTCCAGTTTATCTTTTGTTTCACCTTCCTTCTGACTCAATGTTTCCACAGCCTCTGTACCGTTTTTGGGCTGGGGAGTGACCTTCTCACTTTTCTTTGCTGTTTCTTGAAAAAATACACTGCCTGCAATAAGTAGGATTATTCCTATAATTGCAATTATTACAGTATTCTGAATTACTTTTTTACTCCCGTCGGCAGTTATTTTGTTTTTCAGCTCCGTTATAAGCTTACTAAATTTATACATTTATATTCCCTCCTACATCATTTATTCCGAAAATATATTGGTTATCCAAAAATAATTAATTTACTGTAACAATAATACTGTCTTTTTTTATTTCAAAGGATTTATTTATGGTCTGTTTTAATTGTTCTGTTATTTTTTTACTCTCATCATCCGTAACTGCTTCCTGTTTTTTGTTGTTTTTTCCCTTTACAAAGGGTAATGAAATATCAATTTTTTTAACAGGCATTACGGAATTAATTTTTACACTGTCCGACTGCTTTTTTCCCCGTTTTATCTGAAGATTTACTCTGGTTATTTCCCCGAATTTATTTGAAGAGTAGTCTTCATTGATTTCAATGTCAGCTTTTGCCTGAGAAACTCCATTAACCTTTAGAGCTTGCTCCTGTATACTGTTAATAACTTTGTCCTTGTAAACCTGGGATACCTGCTTCATCTGCTTGTCCTTTAACAGTTTGCTACTGGCTTCGAGCTCATTTTTATCAAGGTACATGCTATCTGATAACACATTCTGTCCAATATCAAAATTCTTATTTTTAAGAGTTAAAAAAGGGTTTATAACAGCAATCAGCAAAATAAATCCTGCTATAAGACTTATTATTTTCTTTATTTTTCCTGAAGGCATTATTATTTCAAATAAAACCAGAATGATTGTGATTGTTACAATATTGATAATCCAGCTTCTTAAAAATTCAAGCATTTGAAATCCCTCCCCTACCTTATTGCCGCAGACATATTAGTAGTACTTATTACAATTGTTATTGCTATTAGGAACATAACTGCTACAGCGGCGGTTACTCCTAATATATATGTCAATGAGCCTGACATATCGTTAAGGCAATTTGTAATCTTCTTATCTGCTATAGGCTCTACAAATGCACAGGCAAGCTTGTACAATATAACCACGGCAAGGATTTTCAAAAGCGGAGCAAGGCATATTACTAAGATACCAATCATGGCAATAAGCCCTGATGCGTTTTTTATTACAAGTGTACAACCAACAACGGTATCGGCTGCATCTGCCAGATATTTTCCTACTACCGGTATAAATGTTCCAAGTGCAAACTTTGCCGTCTTGCTTGTAACTCCGTCTACAACCGCACCCATGGACCCCTGTATTGATACAATTGCTATAAATATAGTAAGGATAAGTCCCAGCCCCCAAGTACAGATTTGCTTCATAAAACCGGCAAGTTTGGTTAATTGAATTTTATCTGAAATATTATTTACTATGTTAAGCATTGTAATTAGGAAAATCATGGGAATAAAAAAATTCTTAATTGCCGTGGCAGCTATTTCAATCAGCATAACCAGTACAGGCTGGAAAACACCTGCCGAAGATATACTTCCTGATGTAGCCAGCAATGTAATTAACAGTGGTATTATTGAATGCATAAACGACACCATACCATCAATAATATCCATACACATTTTCATTGCTGTACTGAAGCTGACCATCAATACTGAAACCAATACAATGTAGCAAACGAAAAATGCCATTTCACCTACGCTTTCACTAAGAAATGAATTTTGCAGGTTTTTCAGTATAGCGCAAATGATACAAAGTATTATTATCTTAATTAATATGTCTGCATTTAAAAAGACTTCTTTTAGTAGATACCTGATTACTCTGTTAATAACCCCTGTGAAACTGAATTTCAAGTCACCTCTTGCGGCATCGGAAGCAATTTTTCCGGGGTCAAAATCCGGAAAGAGATCTTGTGACTCTTCCCCGTAATACTTTCTTACATTGTCGCTTATATCAGAGTTATCCTTAAGTTGATCGCTAAGAATTTTTTCATTTTCATTACTGCTGTCAGTATTTTGCTGTAATGACTCTGCATGTACGCAAAGTGTGGAGAAAATAGTTATAAGCAGTAATATTGCAAATACAAGTTTTTTTAATTTCATTGGTAAAATTCCTCCAAGGCTAAAAGCAGCCGTTAACGTGATGTATTTCAGATACCTGCTAAGGCATCAGTTTTACTACCAGGTCCAGGAGTGATGTTATTATTGGTACTGCCAGAATTACTATGGTAACCTTACCGGCAAGCTCTATTTTTGATGCAATTGATGATTCTCCTGCATCTTTGCAAACCTCTGCTCCAAACTCCGCTATGTATGCAATTCCTACTATTTTAAGCAAAATAGCAATGTATGTTGAGTCTATATCAGCCTTCTGGCTGAAGGTTTTTATAAAATCTATGACTGCGGATAGCTTTACTGCTACAAGCATAAATATGAGAATCCCGGTAATAATGCTCACCTGCAAAGCAAGCTCCGGCTTCTGTACCTTTATCACTGATGAAAGTGCTACCGCAACTATACCAATACAAACAATCTGAAGTATGTCCATATCATATGTACCCTCGTATCCATAATGCTTTTGTTAAAATTGAAACATGGTTTTTACCGCCTCAAAAAGACCCGCAATCTGTTTCGACACCATCAAAAGTACAACTACTATTCCTGCAAGGGTTGTCATCATAGCCTGTTCTTCCCTTCCACACCTGGTTAAAACCTGATTCAGTACCGAAACTAATATGCCTATTGCTGCAATTTTAAATATGAGATCTACTTCCATAAAACTTCACTCCTTTGTATCTAAAATAATACGACTACTATTGCCAGTCCACTTAATACTCCAAGGCTTTTGTACATTTTTTCGTTTTTTTGTCTCATTTGTTCTGCTTTCATTTCCTGCAGTTTCAGTTGGGATGAGACAAGATTTATATTGTTAATCTGGCCTTCCAAATCTGAACTGCCAAGCATTTTACCAAAGGTAATCAAAATTGCCTTATCTTCCTTACTTAAACCCAGCTTTGCAGATGTGTTCTCCACAGCCTTTTCCCAAGCCATATCTGCAGTTATTCCGGGCAAGGACAGGTTTTCAGCCGCTTCCTTAAAAAGTAGTGAGGCATCAGTTTTAGAGCTTGTATATATTCTTTCAAAGGACTGTGCCAATAAATTTGACAGATAGCTTATCTCATTTTCAAACATTTGCATCAATACCTGAAGTTCTCTGAGTACTTTAGGTCTTTTTGAGCAGTCCGCTGCCAGAGAAAAGCCCATAAGGCTGGTTGCACATATGAGAAGTGCCGAGCCAATAATTTTTATTATCATTTTTATAAGCCCCCTTCTATGCTGATACCCTGTAAATCGGTGTCATCCCTTCATCTACAACCTCTTCAAGTGTACCGGGCCCGTTTCTGGAACTCAGCACTATATACCTTTCAAAAGCTGCGGATTTAATCAAAGAAAGGAGCTCCTCCCTCATTTTTAGCTCTGTTATGTTATAACCGTGTGCCGACGCTATTATTTTAATGCCTGAATTCAGTACTTTTAAAACGGCATCTCTGTCACCGTGGGTCCCTATCTCATCAGTAATTATTATACCGGGCGACATACTTCTCAAAAGCATTTCCATCCCCAATACCTTTGGACAACCATCCATAACATCCGTTCTATATCCTACATCATTCTGTGGCACACCTTTGCAGCATGCAGCGATTTCAGACCTTTCATCAACTATTCCTACCTTCATACCGTTAAAGTCATATTCCTGTTCACCGCTGCTGAGCATTCTGGACAAATCCCTGAGTATGGTAGTTTTTCCGCATTGAGGCGGCCCGACGATAAGTGTGTTATAAATATCAGAGCTGTTTTTTATTATGTATTTAATTATATTTTTTGCGCAGCCTCTTACCTCTTTTGCAATACGAATGTTAAGACCGTTAAAATCCTTTATGTTTCTGATTTTACCTTCCTGCAGTACAACCTTTCCGCTTAGGCCTATTCTATGTCCTCCCCGCAAAGTGATATAACCCGATTTTATTTCATCCTGATATGCGTAAATGGAATTCTCACTCATGAGTTCAAGAGTTTTGATTATCTCTCTTTGCTCAACTAAATAAGCCTCACTCAAAGAACGTGTTAAACGCCCGTTTCCGGTGACAAACCAATCATTTTTTTTATAAAACACCATTAGGGGTTTTCCTGCCCGCAACCGTATTTCTTCCAAATTGTTTAACTCATTAATATTAATTTTTTGAATAACTTCCCTGATACCGGGAATGAGGAAAGGAAATATTTCAAATTGTACGTTAGTCATGTGTTAATCACTCCTTGCTTTTCTTTAGTTAACACCCTCGTGTTAAGTAACTGCCTTAAATCTCATATAAGAAATTTATTTATTTATATATATTAGGCTTTGTCCAACATTATGACAAAAATAAATAAAGGTATAAAAAACACCCGACGATACCATTTTGGTTCATCGGGTGTCAAATTTACTTATATAATTCTCTTATTATCTCAAAGAAACTTTTTTATTCATAATACGGCCGGTAATATAGAAGAGGACAAATATCATAATTACATCAAATGTATATCCTCCCAAACCAATAACCATATTTGAAGGATTTGTGTTGTTAAAGTTATCTATTAAATATCCAACCATATTATGAGCAGTTAAAGAAATATCTACACTACCTGAAATGTTTACGAAAAGTGAAAAAGGAATAATTATGGTCAGTATAGTCTCTACTATCCTGAGTACTATATTTGTAACAAAAAACAATAGAATCGAAGCTCCTGCCGCCCCTATATTATGGAATTTAGGACTATTTGCCAGGGTTATGGAAAAGTAAATCTGACTCATAAGATACAGTATAGCTAAACAAATCATAGGTATAAATGCATACATATATTTGCCCATGCCATATCTTTCTATTTCATCCAAAGCCGACGCCCACATTTTCCCGTCTACTCCTAATCCATATAAGGCTACAAAGATAGCTCCCATACTGATTATAACACTCAGTAACATCCAACCAAATGATACGATTGCCTTTGAAACAAGATGAAGGTGAGGCTTTAAAGGCAGTGTAAAACTTAAATAACCCTCGTTTGAGTATAGGTTTTTGTAAAATCTCATACATATTACTACCAGTGTAACAACAAATACTGAAATTCCAACTAATAGCAGAAGCACTGATGATGTTGCCTTGAACCAACCTAACTCAAGTTTTCCTGAAAGCAGTGACAAACCTGCCATAACTGCTGTTATCAAATAAAAGAAAGGTATTAGCCTTGATGTATCTTTAATCTCGTACTTAAATAATTTTCCTAACATTTGAACACCTCCTCAAATAGCTCTTCAACAGATTTACCATTTTTCTCTCGAATATTGTCAACAGTATCATCTATCAGAATTCTGCTTTCTCCCACCATAATTACCCTATCAAATATTCTTTCAACATCGTTTATAAGGTGAGTTGAGAGAAGTACTACTGCATCCTCGGAATAATTGTTCAGTATAATATCCAGCATTGCTTTACGTGAAGCGGGGTCAAGTCCTCCCAAAGGTTCGTCCAGTAAATATACCTTTGCTTTTCTTGACATTACAAGAATGAGCTGAACTTTTTCCTGCATTCCTTTTGACATACTTTTTATCTTTTGATTTGGATCAAGCTTGAATTGAGAAAGCATTTTAGATGCCTTTTCACGGTCAAAGTCAGAGTAAAAATCTTCAAAGAAGTCCAAAGCGTCCTTAGCTTTTAAGTTTTCACCAAGATAGGTTTTTTCAGGTAAGTATGAAACAATAGATTTTGTGTACTCATCAGGAGATCTTCCATCAATCATTACCTTTCCTTCATAATCTTGAATAATACCTGCAATTATCTTGATTAATGATGTTTTGCCGCATCCGTTTGGTCCCAGCAGACCCACTATTGTCCCACTTTCTAATGTCAAAGATACATTATTCAGAACCTTTCTTGAGCCGTAGCTCTTATGCAATGCCTTTATTTCTATCATATTACTCATTTTTAAGACCTCCCTTTTCAAATTCAACCAATCTGTTAGATACTACATATATTATTTCTTCTTTCGTATAACCAAGTTTCTTCATCAGGTTGTAATAATTCCCGGTATATTCTTCAGCCATCTCATCTCGCGCTTTCTTAATTTTATCCTGGTCCTGAGAAACATATCGTCCCGAGGTTCTTTCTGCATACAGCAAGCCCTCTCTTTCCAGTTCGGATAAAGCCTTCTGCATGGTGTTGGGATTTACTGAAAACTCCACAGCCAGCTCTCTGACAGATTGAAGTCTCTGCCCTGCTTCCCATATTCCTGAAACAATCTTGAGCTTAACATTATTCATTATTTGAATGTATATGGGAACATTAGCTGAAAAATCATTAGCCATCAGACCACCTCCCTCTTGCAACTATTTTTCATTGTCTTCACTTGCCTTTCCCCATGTAATTTTGTAACTTCCGTAGTGTTTTTTACCTGAAACTTTAATTTTGTAGTCTCCTGACTCATGAATTTTTACTGTGAAAGAGGATGTAGGTATATCCTTACCCTCATAAATACTGTGACCCTTTTCATCAGTAATGGACATGTCCAGCTTTCCTTTTTTTGAAACAATATCCACATTTACATTCATGGGATTGCCTTCCTTTACTTTAATAGAAGTAGCTTTATATCCGTTAAATTTTTCATAACTCATAGACATCATGCTAAAAGTATTTTTTTCAACAGATTTTAAAGTACTAAAGCTTCCGTAGGTGCATCCGGATAATAAAAATATGGTTGAAACAATTATAAGTAAGATGTACTTCTTATTTATCATGGTGTACTCCCCTTTAAGTTGTATTATTGTATTAAGTGATTAATACAATAATACAACTATAGCAAATTTGTGTCAATACTTTATATAAAAAAATCCATGCCCTGAGATTATTCTCATGACATGGATTTCAGTATATTTATGTGGACATTATCCATTTATAATGATATCACTATGTATGCGGCAACAGTCCGTAAGTTTTATATTTTAAATGTTACTAATTTTAAAAAAGCTGCCAACATATTATGTTGACAGCTTCAAATAAAATACTATTAATTATTCTTCATCATGATCATGTCCGCAACCGCAGCCACAGTCATCCTCACAGTCGCAATCCCATTCCAATTCAATCTTCTCGTGGCAATGGGGACACTCAATAGAGTCGGTATCTTCGTCAATCATTTCAAGATCAACATCGATTTTTTCGCCACAGTTAGGGCACTCTATTTCTTCAACCTCAATCTCGTCCTCATCATAAATAAGCTTTTCAATCTCTGCGAGATCCTCATCTATGCTGTCTACTTGTTCACCAAGATCATCCTGAATTTCCTCAATATCTTCTATTGCAAGTGTGATATCATCCAGAACATCGATTATAGCGTTTAACAGCTTTCCTTCGTTGGTTGAATCATTAATTTTCATACCCTCTGCCAAACCTTTAATGAATGCTACACGTTCGCTTATATAGCTCATATTTACCTCCTCATTACCACTTTGGTATTTTATTATTTAACTCTTTCCATATATTCATTTGTTCTAGTGTCAATTCTTATTATATCTCCAGTGTTAACAAAAAGAGGCACTTTTATAACATAACCGGTTTCAACCGTAGCAGGTTTTGTTGCACCGGTAGCAGTATCTCCCTTAAACCCGGGGTCTGTCTCTGTTACCTCAAGCTCTACGAATGTAGGAGGCTCGATACCGAAAACGTTTCCTTTATGTGAAAGAATCTTTACAATGTCATTTTCCTTAACAAGATTGAGAGTATTTCCTATAGTTTCCTTGTTTATAGGAAGCTGTTCAAAGGATTCAACATCCATAAAGTAATATAAATCACCATCATTATATAAATACTGCATATCTTTTCTTTCGATATGAGCTTTTGGCATTTTATCTGTAGGATTGAAAGTTCTTTCAACTGTTGCACCTGTTATTATATTCTTTAACTTTGTTCTTACGAACGCAGCTCCTTTTCCCGGCTTAACATGTTGGAATTCTATTACTTGAAATATATTATTATCCAATTCGAATGTTACGCCATTTTTAAAATCACCAGCTACTATCATACCTTACCTCCATAATATAAAAATGCATAAAAATTTATTTTATCTTTAATACTACCCTAGTTTATATTAAATTAATTTTCTCTATTAGGCAAGAAAAATTTTCATTTTAATAATAAAAGTCAATAAATGCACCGAAAAAGTCTGTTTTTGGCTTATATTATAATCATGTCCTTTTTAGATTGGGTTAGAACAAGAGGGTTGTTATCCCTGATTATAATAGTATCCTCTATTCTTACTCCTCCAAGCCCCTCAACATAAATACCCGGTTCTACTGTAACTGCCATATTGTTTTTCAGTACTTTATCTCCGCTTGGTGACAGGCGTGGATTCTCGTGTATCTCAAGACCTAAGCCGTGACCAAGTCCATGTCCGAACTTACCTTCAAATCCTTTGTCATATATTATATCCCTTGCTATTTTATCAACTTCCCTTCCGGTTTTTCCAGAAACAGCACCTCTCTCTGAAGTTAACTGGGCTTCTAATACTATATTATAGATATCTATCATTTTTTTATCCGGCTGTCCAAGAAATACTGTTCTTGTTATATCTGAGCAATAATGGTTGTATAATGCGCCAAAATCCATTGTAATTGTATCACCGATTTCGAGCTTCTTTTCAGATGCTACTCCATGAGGCATGGATGATCTCAGCCCAGAAGCAACAATTGTTTCAAAGGAAGCACCGGATGCCCCTAATTTTTTCATTTGATATTCCAGTTCGGCAGCAACATCAAGCTCTGTAATTCCTGGCTTTATAATACCCAGAACATAACTGAATGCACCATCAGCAATTTCTACGGCTTTGGTTATTGTTTCTATTTCATAAGAGTCCTTTATACTCCTTAACCCTTCAATAACAGAGCCAATTCCCTCCAGTTCAGTACCCTGAAACTTGCCTTTAAATGATTTGTATTCCGCGTAAGTCAAGCTTTCATCTTCAAAGCCAAGTTTTTTAATTCCTTCGGCGTTTAGTATTTCAAGGATAGTATCTTTTATGTCAGTCTTATGTTGAATTACTTCAAACATAGGAGCCTGCTTTGCCGATTGTTCAACATATCTGAAGTCTGTCAGCAGATATGCTTTTTTATCAGTAATAACAAGGTTTGCGGAAGTGCCTGAAAAACCTGAAAGATACATATAATTTTCTCTTTTTGTAATTAATGCACCATCTTGTCCAAGGTTTTTCAGTTCCTTTCTGAAAGTGTCCAACCTATTTGATAGTATTTGCTTGTCAACCATTTAAACTACCTCCATAAATCCCTATTTTTGTCTATATATATTAACCTATTAACCTTTAAAAGTTTGCTGCAGCATGAAGTGCCAGTATGTAACTCATTTTGCCGAATCCGCATATCTGTCCTACACAAACGGGTGCTATCATTGATGTATGCCTGAATTCTTCTCTGCTATGTATATTTGAAAGGTGTATCTCTATTGTAGGTATTTCTATTGCCTTTATTGCATCTCTTATAGCTATACTGTAGTGAGTATATGCTCCCGCATTAATTATTACAACATCATAGACACCACGTGCTGCATGCAGTTTGTCTATGATTTCTCCTTCGTGGTTTGATTGTACAAAATCTGACTCCAAACCAAGCTCCTGAGATACGATATTAACCTCTTGGGCAATATCCAGCAGTGTTTCGCTTCCGTATACGGCTTTTTCCCTGATGCCTAGCATATTCAGATTAGGCCCGTTTAAAACAAGTATTTTTTTCATTTTAACCTCCATTTTTTATCTAATGAGCTGTTGCAAAACAGAAGTTTTTCTGTTTTAACAAAGGTAACTGCCGTATAAAAGTATATCAATGATTGCTTCCAAGCTCCCATTGATATACAATTTATACTCCAAAGTACAGGTTAGAAAATATAATTATTTTTGCGATACTCACTTATTAGAACAAATTTTGATTCTCCAGGATGCCATAATAAATTTCTTTCATTTCAGCGGCATCCTCTGCCATCATTCCTCTTGATTCACAAATAATTACAGGCTCCATTTTCCTGTTAACCAGTACAGGCGCAAGATGTTTGAATTCAGGTCCAAACTCCTTATCAGAAAAATTCCAGTGCTTTTTTTCTCCACCTTTGGAGAACTCTATCCTGCTGAAATGACAATGAATGTTTTTTGTTCTTTCCTTGCCTATTGAGTTTTCTATAAAATCTATGACTGTTTCAAAGTCTTCTTGAGAATTCAGTATTCCAAGGCCTCTGGCATGAACATGACCAAAATCTATAGTAGGAATAAGCCTTTCATCGATTTTGCACATTTCCATTATTTCTTCAAGTGTGCCCAACTGGTTATGCTTACCCAACACCTCCGGACATATACTGATATCACCAAAACCAGCGGCATCAGACATTTGCAGAGTTTCTTTAAGAATCTGAATTGCCAATTCAAGTGACTTTTCCCGTCCCAGTTTACTGGTAGAACCCGTATGAACAACTATTCTCTTGGCACCCATCCACTTTGCAACCTGTAAGGTTTCCATAATGTATCTCTTGGAATTTTCTCTTTTGTCCTCTTCTTCACTTGACATGTTTATATAATACGGAGCATGGATACTGACAAAGATATTGTTGTTTTGTGCCTGTTGACCTATTTCTCTGGCAGTTGCCTCTCCAACCTTTACTCCTTTTGTACAGGAATACTCATAAGCATTCAGTCCCTTTGAAGCAAGCCATGCAGGCATTTGCGACGATGATTTGAATCCCTGTTCATAAAAGCTGTCTGAATTTCCGGATGGCCCGAATCTTATCATATCCTTTTCTCCTAATAACATTTATTTGCTTTCAATGAATACTTTCATAGCCTTGTAACTCATATAAACATCTATTTTACTTGATATTTCCATTGGAGAGTGCATAGAAAGTATCGGTACTCCGCAAT of the Ruminiclostridium papyrosolvens DSM 2782 genome contains:
- a CDS encoding stage III sporulation protein AF yields the protein MLEFLRSWIINIVTITIILVLFEIIMPSGKIKKIISLIAGFILLIAVINPFLTLKNKNFDIGQNVLSDSMYLDKNELEASSKLLKDKQMKQVSQVYKDKVINSIQEQALKVNGVSQAKADIEINEDYSSNKFGEITRVNLQIKRGKKQSDSVKINSVMPVKKIDISLPFVKGKNNKKQEAVTDDESKKITEQLKQTINKSFEIKKDSIIVTVN
- the spoIIIAE gene encoding stage III sporulation protein AE; this encodes MKLKKLVFAILLLITIFSTLCVHAESLQQNTDSSNENEKILSDQLKDNSDISDNVRKYYGEESQDLFPDFDPGKIASDAARGDLKFSFTGVINRVIRYLLKEVFLNADILIKIIILCIICAILKNLQNSFLSESVGEMAFFVCYIVLVSVLMVSFSTAMKMCMDIIDGMVSFMHSIIPLLITLLATSGSISSAGVFQPVLVMLIEIAATAIKNFFIPMIFLITMLNIVNNISDKIQLTKLAGFMKQICTWGLGLILTIFIAIVSIQGSMGAVVDGVTSKTAKFALGTFIPVVGKYLADAADTVVGCTLVIKNASGLIAMIGILVICLAPLLKILAVVILYKLACAFVEPIADKKITNCLNDMSGSLTYILGVTAAVAVMFLIAITIVISTTNMSAAIR
- the spoIIIAD gene encoding stage III sporulation protein AD; translated protein: MDILQIVCIGIVAVALSSVIKVQKPELALQVSIITGILIFMLVAVKLSAVIDFIKTFSQKADIDSTYIAILLKIVGIAYIAEFGAEVCKDAGESSIASKIELAGKVTIVILAVPIITSLLDLVVKLMP
- the spoIIIAC gene encoding stage III sporulation protein AC, whose product is MEVDLIFKIAAIGILVSVLNQVLTRCGREEQAMMTTLAGIVVVLLMVSKQIAGLFEAVKTMFQF
- the spoIIIAB gene encoding stage III sporulation protein SpoIIIAB codes for the protein MIIKIIGSALLICATSLMGFSLAADCSKRPKVLRELQVLMQMFENEISYLSNLLAQSFERIYTSSKTDASLLFKEAAENLSLPGITADMAWEKAVENTSAKLGLSKEDKAILITFGKMLGSSDLEGQINNINLVSSQLKLQEMKAEQMRQKNEKMYKSLGVLSGLAIVVVLF
- the spoIIIAA gene encoding stage III sporulation protein AA; protein product: MTNVQFEIFPFLIPGIREVIQKININELNNLEEIRLRAGKPLMVFYKKNDWFVTGNGRLTRSLSEAYLVEQREIIKTLELMSENSIYAYQDEIKSGYITLRGGHRIGLSGKVVLQEGKIRNIKDFNGLNIRIAKEVRGCAKNIIKYIIKNSSDIYNTLIVGPPQCGKTTILRDLSRMLSSGEQEYDFNGMKVGIVDERSEIAACCKGVPQNDVGYRTDVMDGCPKVLGMEMLLRSMSPGIIITDEIGTHGDRDAVLKVLNSGIKIIASAHGYNITELKMREELLSLIKSAAFERYIVLSSRNGPGTLEEVVDEGMTPIYRVSA
- a CDS encoding ABC transporter ATP-binding protein — protein: MSNMIEIKALHKSYGSRKVLNNVSLTLESGTIVGLLGPNGCGKTSLIKIIAGIIQDYEGKVMIDGRSPDEYTKSIVSYLPEKTYLGENLKAKDALDFFEDFYSDFDREKASKMLSQFKLDPNQKIKSMSKGMQEKVQLILVMSRKAKVYLLDEPLGGLDPASRKAMLDIILNNYSEDAVVLLSTHLINDVERIFDRVIMVGESRILIDDTVDNIREKNGKSVEELFEEVFKC
- a CDS encoding GntR family transcriptional regulator — encoded protein: MANDFSANVPIYIQIMNNVKLKIVSGIWEAGQRLQSVRELAVEFSVNPNTMQKALSELEREGLLYAERTSGRYVSQDQDKIKKARDEMAEEYTGNYYNLMKKLGYTKEEIIYVVSNRLVEFEKGGLKNE
- a CDS encoding emp24/gp25L/p24 family protein is translated as MINKKYILLIIVSTIFLLSGCTYGSFSTLKSVEKNTFSMMSMSYEKFNGYKATSIKVKEGNPMNVNVDIVSKKGKLDMSITDEKGHSIYEGKDIPTSSFTVKIHESGDYKIKVSGKKHYGSYKITWGKASEDNEK
- a CDS encoding CD1247 N-terminal domain-containing protein; translation: MSYISERVAFIKGLAEGMKINDSTNEGKLLNAIIDVLDDITLAIEDIEEIQDDLGEQVDSIDEDLAEIEKLIYDEDEIEVEEIECPNCGEKIDVDLEMIDEDTDSIECPHCHEKIELEWDCDCEDDCGCGCGHDHDEE
- the efp gene encoding elongation factor P; this encodes MIVAGDFKNGVTFELDNNIFQVIEFQHVKPGKGAAFVRTKLKNIITGATVERTFNPTDKMPKAHIERKDMQYLYNDGDLYYFMDVESFEQLPINKETIGNTLNLVKENDIVKILSHKGNVFGIEPPTFVELEVTETDPGFKGDTATGATKPATVETGYVIKVPLFVNTGDIIRIDTRTNEYMERVK
- a CDS encoding aminopeptidase P family protein, translated to MVDKQILSNRLDTFRKELKNLGQDGALITKRENYMYLSGFSGTSANLVITDKKAYLLTDFRYVEQSAKQAPMFEVIQHKTDIKDTILEILNAEGIKKLGFEDESLTYAEYKSFKGKFQGTELEGIGSVIEGLRSIKDSYEIETITKAVEIADGAFSYVLGIIKPGITELDVAAELEYQMKKLGASGASFETIVASGLRSSMPHGVASEKKLEIGDTITMDFGALYNHYCSDITRTVFLGQPDKKMIDIYNIVLEAQLTSERGAVSGKTGREVDKIARDIIYDKGFEGKFGHGLGHGLGLEIHENPRLSPSGDKVLKNNMAVTVEPGIYVEGLGGVRIEDTIIIRDNNPLVLTQSKKDMIII
- the aroQ gene encoding type II 3-dehydroquinate dehydratase, translated to MKKILVLNGPNLNMLGIREKAVYGSETLLDIAQEVNIVSQELGLESDFVQSNHEGEIIDKLHAARGVYDVVIINAGAYTHYSIAIRDAIKAIEIPTIEIHLSNIHSREEFRHTSMIAPVCVGQICGFGKMSYILALHAAANF
- a CDS encoding TIM barrel protein: MIRFGPSGNSDSFYEQGFKSSSQMPAWLASKGLNAYEYSCTKGVKVGEATAREIGQQAQNNNIFVSIHAPYYINMSSEEEDKRENSKRYIMETLQVAKWMGAKRIVVHTGSTSKLGREKSLELAIQILKETLQMSDAAGFGDISICPEVLGKHNQLGTLEEIMEMCKIDERLIPTIDFGHVHARGLGILNSQEDFETVIDFIENSIGKERTKNIHCHFSRIEFSKGGEKKHWNFSDKEFGPEFKHLAPVLVNRKMEPVIICESRGMMAEDAAEMKEIYYGILENQNLF